A section of the Natronolimnobius sp. AArcel1 genome encodes:
- the arsB gene encoding ACR3 family arsenite efflux transporter: MSSHEHEHGQDCSCPDCGDPRSMDFLDKYLTVWIFLAMGLGVGLGYVAPGIVGLIQEYYLVEIGLIAMMYPPLAKVNYGQLPRVFSAWRVLSLSLIQNWLIGPTLMFLLAVIFFSGLVPPFPAHPEYFLGLIFIGMARCIAMVLVWNDLADGSSEYAAGLVAFNSVFQIITYGVYIWFFALFLPPLLGMDALVAGIGTFDITVTQVFWAIAVFLGIPFAGGILTRVGGVRSKGEEWYEEQFVPKISPVTLIALLFTVVVMFATQGENILAQPTDVVWIAVPLTIYFVLMFLVSFAMGRSIGADYSTTTAIGFTAASNNFELAIAVAVAVFGVGSGVAFATVVGPLIEVPVLLALVNVAVYFQQRFDWAGYETGQLESTKPTDKDVSSSKTGDD, encoded by the coding sequence GTGAGTAGCCATGAACACGAACACGGGCAGGACTGCAGCTGTCCAGATTGTGGTGATCCGCGGTCGATGGATTTCCTCGATAAGTACCTGACCGTCTGGATCTTCCTCGCGATGGGGCTGGGCGTCGGCTTGGGGTACGTCGCTCCAGGGATAGTTGGTCTGATTCAGGAGTATTACCTCGTCGAAATCGGCCTGATTGCGATGATGTACCCGCCGCTGGCGAAGGTCAACTACGGCCAGTTGCCGCGGGTGTTCAGCGCGTGGCGCGTACTCAGTTTGAGTCTTATCCAGAACTGGCTCATCGGGCCGACGCTGATGTTCCTGCTCGCAGTGATTTTCTTCAGTGGCCTCGTCCCGCCGTTCCCAGCCCATCCTGAGTACTTCCTCGGGTTGATCTTTATCGGGATGGCCCGGTGTATCGCAATGGTTCTCGTCTGGAATGACCTTGCCGATGGCTCGAGTGAGTACGCTGCGGGTCTGGTCGCGTTCAACAGCGTCTTCCAGATCATTACCTACGGAGTGTACATCTGGTTCTTCGCACTGTTCTTGCCGCCGCTACTAGGGATGGACGCGCTGGTTGCTGGTATTGGCACGTTCGACATCACGGTTACACAGGTGTTCTGGGCGATTGCGGTTTTCCTCGGCATTCCCTTCGCCGGTGGGATCCTGACTCGAGTCGGTGGCGTGCGGTCCAAAGGAGAGGAGTGGTATGAAGAACAGTTTGTCCCGAAGATCAGCCCTGTCACGCTGATCGCGCTCCTGTTTACTGTCGTCGTGATGTTCGCCACACAAGGCGAGAACATCCTCGCTCAGCCGACCGACGTTGTCTGGATCGCGGTCCCGCTGACGATCTACTTTGTACTAATGTTCCTCGTGAGCTTCGCGATGGGACGCAGTATCGGGGCAGACTACTCGACGACCACCGCGATTGGCTTCACTGCGGCGTCGAACAACTTCGAACTCGCAATTGCGGTCGCCGTCGCCGTCTTCGGTGTCGGGTCCGGTGTTGCATTCGCCACCGTTGTCGGCCCACTAATCGAAGTGCCGGTCCTGTTGGCCTTGGTCAACGTAGCCGTCTACTTCCAGCAGCGATTCGACTGGGCTGGCTACGAAACAGGTCAACTCGAGAGTACGAAACCCACAGACAAGGACGTGTCCTCGTCAAAAACAGGCGACGACTGA
- a CDS encoding site-specific integrase, whose product MESSNSGATPQGKPLETALTECIQSYDQSYTGPGDEIDGNYPKNLHRVVSNWIEWCRKQETTTLEDVSTRTMQRYASRLQQRVRAQQADSSNGISAASAWTYYNVVSAFLSWAVRWEYLTENPAEKERAKKELPARPSSNSGDQQFWSANQRQAIVRYVGEQARNAIDDPETDPFDAVRNRAVVTTLAYTGVRGSEVLADYRDDRRNGLRWDSVDLEQGVITVLGKNQQREQTALPDQAVAPLERLRTLVDPPAERWPVFPSRHPPSLYERIDAAGYENPDADPWQFVLEKGIEPPSMSTSGARTLLKRLSDEAPIPDLEGDGYLTLHGARRGVGETLYRERGAAAAQRTLRHADPQTTSEMYSHIEASELAADNTAVFDTE is encoded by the coding sequence ATGGAATCCAGCAATTCCGGGGCCACACCCCAGGGAAAACCACTCGAGACGGCACTGACTGAATGCATCCAGTCGTACGATCAGAGCTACACTGGACCAGGCGACGAGATCGACGGCAACTACCCAAAAAACCTCCACCGGGTGGTGAGCAACTGGATTGAGTGGTGTCGAAAGCAGGAGACGACAACGCTCGAGGACGTCTCAACGCGTACGATGCAACGGTATGCTTCCCGACTGCAACAACGGGTTCGGGCACAGCAAGCTGACTCGAGCAACGGCATTAGCGCCGCTAGTGCGTGGACGTACTACAATGTCGTCTCTGCGTTTCTGTCTTGGGCCGTTCGCTGGGAATATCTCACGGAAAACCCCGCCGAAAAGGAACGTGCCAAGAAGGAACTCCCGGCTCGGCCCTCGAGCAACAGCGGTGACCAACAGTTCTGGTCAGCCAACCAGCGCCAGGCGATTGTCAGGTACGTCGGCGAACAGGCCCGAAACGCAATCGACGACCCCGAAACCGACCCATTTGACGCTGTTCGTAATCGAGCAGTGGTGACGACACTTGCGTACACGGGCGTTCGCGGTTCAGAAGTACTGGCTGATTACCGTGATGACCGCCGCAACGGCCTCCGATGGGACAGCGTTGATCTCGAGCAGGGCGTGATCACCGTACTCGGCAAGAATCAGCAGCGCGAACAAACGGCGCTGCCGGACCAGGCGGTTGCCCCACTCGAGCGTCTCCGGACGCTTGTCGATCCACCTGCGGAGAGGTGGCCGGTTTTCCCCTCACGACACCCGCCGTCGCTGTATGAACGAATTGACGCCGCTGGATACGAGAACCCGGACGCTGACCCGTGGCAGTTCGTGCTCGAGAAAGGGATTGAACCGCCGTCGATGAGCACCTCCGGTGCACGAACGCTGTTGAAACGGCTTTCTGATGAGGCCCCGATTCCTGACCTCGAGGGTGATGGGTATCTCACACTGCATGGTGCCCGCCGCGGGGTTGGCGAGACGTTGTATCGTGAGCGTGGGGCTGCTGCTGCCCAACGGACGTTGCGTCACGCGGATCCACAGACGACCTCTGAGATGTACTCTCATATTGAGGCGAGTGAGCTGGCTGCGGACAATACGGCTGTGTTCGATACTGAATAA
- a CDS encoding helix-turn-helix domain-containing protein yields the protein MTRQSSITDQLEREIACEGLLECLHGLKPLDRECYRVMVESDDPLTIDAVADRIDRERSTAYRSIQRLLGRGLLEKEQINYDQGGYYHVYSPTDPEQVATDMRHQLNDWYAKMGQLVQEFEDRYDSIDEPTPDEAF from the coding sequence ATGACTAGACAGTCGTCGATAACCGATCAACTCGAACGAGAAATAGCCTGTGAAGGGCTGCTCGAATGCTTACACGGACTCAAACCACTCGACAGGGAGTGCTACCGGGTGATGGTCGAGAGCGACGATCCACTCACCATCGATGCGGTTGCCGACCGTATCGACCGCGAACGCTCGACCGCATACCGCTCGATCCAGCGGTTGCTAGGACGTGGGCTGCTCGAAAAAGAACAGATCAACTATGATCAAGGCGGCTACTACCACGTCTACTCACCGACTGATCCCGAGCAAGTTGCAACCGACATGCGACACCAACTCAACGACTGGTACGCAAAGATGGGTCAACTCGTCCAAGAGTTCGAGGACAGATACGACTCCATCGACGAACCGACGCCAGATGAGGCGTTTTGA
- a CDS encoding HalOD1 output domain-containing protein — protein MTGTKQRYGPPGRPSLRVLERIAEADGVDLVDMEPPLHDVVDTDALDRLFESTHQDGPIRRGSVSFRYREHDVTVHADGRVVLE, from the coding sequence ATGACGGGAACAAAACAACGCTACGGGCCGCCGGGGCGACCGAGTCTGCGCGTCCTCGAACGGATCGCCGAAGCGGATGGCGTCGATCTGGTCGACATGGAACCGCCGCTTCACGATGTCGTCGATACTGATGCGCTCGATCGGCTGTTCGAGTCGACTCACCAAGACGGCCCAATCCGTCGCGGCAGCGTCTCGTTTCGCTACCGGGAGCACGACGTGACAGTCCACGCAGACGGTCGCGTCGTCCTCGAGTAA
- a CDS encoding sulfurtransferase TusA family protein, which yields MSSQYDTTETLDVKGQSCPMPIVKTKQAIDDLEAGDVLEVVATDSGSISDIQGWADGTNGVELLDQVEDSDLYTHYVKKTE from the coding sequence ATGAGTTCGCAATACGACACCACGGAGACGCTCGACGTGAAAGGACAGTCCTGCCCAATGCCCATCGTCAAGACGAAGCAGGCCATCGACGACCTCGAGGCCGGCGACGTCCTAGAAGTAGTCGCAACCGATTCGGGCAGCATCAGCGACATTCAAGGCTGGGCCGACGGCACCAATGGGGTTGAACTCCTCGATCAGGTCGAGGACAGCGATCTCTACACCCACTACGTGAAGAAAACGGAATAA
- a CDS encoding M20 family metallopeptidase translates to MSSRERPLEISRDRLVETTLDLVSFDTSNPPGDTREIVDWIESTLTDLGLETERVATDPTKPNLLAALPGKRSTTLLYSGHLDTVPYDPDGWSYDPLGERIDNRLYGRGTTDMKGGVATMLELVRAYVVADRRPPVTLAFAFVSDEEVAGDAGLQAVLDADRLEADACVIGEPTGSADTPSITVADKGSLWLTLEATGESAHGSRPMLGTNAIDALWDALETIRARLVDYPITAPRPVNPILEESIDYYRTSMDDADAARRLFDRPTVNLGTIEGGEAVNSVPRFARAELDVRLPAGVDTEAVLEDVREWLREHAATSIADASWSIGTYEAPESALVDATTAAATAVLDGQIHRRSATGGGDAKRLRNAGIPTVEFAVGTDTVHACDEYTTVDALEATAAVYARLPNALARRDVGE, encoded by the coding sequence ATGTCCAGTCGCGAACGTCCGCTCGAAATTTCTCGGGACCGGTTGGTCGAGACAACGCTTGACCTCGTCTCCTTCGATACGTCGAACCCGCCAGGTGATACCCGCGAAATCGTCGACTGGATCGAATCGACACTCACCGACCTCGGCCTCGAAACCGAACGGGTGGCGACCGATCCGACGAAACCGAACCTGCTTGCGGCGCTCCCCGGCAAGCGATCGACGACGCTGCTGTACAGCGGGCATCTCGACACGGTCCCGTACGATCCCGACGGCTGGTCGTACGACCCGCTCGGCGAACGCATCGATAATCGCCTCTACGGGAGAGGGACGACGGACATGAAAGGCGGAGTTGCCACAATGCTCGAACTCGTCCGCGCTTACGTCGTGGCCGATCGACGCCCGCCCGTGACGCTCGCGTTCGCGTTCGTCAGCGACGAGGAAGTTGCCGGCGACGCCGGCCTGCAGGCAGTACTCGACGCGGATCGCCTCGAGGCCGATGCCTGCGTAATCGGCGAACCGACCGGCTCAGCCGACACACCGTCAATCACCGTCGCCGACAAGGGCAGTCTCTGGCTGACACTCGAGGCGACCGGTGAATCGGCCCACGGTTCGCGGCCGATGCTCGGTACTAATGCGATTGATGCGCTCTGGGACGCCCTCGAGACGATTCGGGCACGACTCGTGGACTATCCCATCACAGCCCCCAGGCCGGTCAATCCGATTCTCGAGGAGTCGATCGACTACTACAGAACGTCGATGGACGACGCCGACGCCGCTCGACGGCTGTTCGACCGACCGACAGTAAACCTCGGGACGATCGAGGGCGGGGAGGCCGTCAATAGCGTCCCTCGGTTTGCCCGTGCGGAGCTCGACGTTCGGCTTCCTGCAGGGGTAGACACGGAAGCTGTGCTCGAGGACGTCAGAGAGTGGCTCCGAGAACACGCGGCAACATCTATCGCTGACGCCAGCTGGAGCATTGGAACGTACGAAGCGCCCGAATCAGCGCTTGTGGATGCGACGACAGCCGCGGCAACCGCGGTTCTTGACGGCCAGATTCACCGACGCAGCGCGACCGGCGGTGGCGATGCGAAGCGACTCCGCAACGCCGGAATACCTACTGTCGAGTTTGCAGTTGGGACTGATACGGTCCATGCCTGCGACGAATACACGACGGTCGACGCACTCGAGGCGACGGCAGCGGTGTACGCTCGGCTCCCGAACGCACTCGCACGCCGAGACGTCGGCGAGTGA
- a CDS encoding DsrE/DsrF/DrsH-like family protein — MSTDNQPTSVDDADPDAEFDPAELQALRERVDELEASLADSDTGDDQKKMTIVATQGSFDMAYPPLILGSTAAAFGWDVVVFHTFWGLDILHEEKSKNLKLSAVGNPNMPVPNAVAAIPGMDRMATRMMEKKIDENGTATIEELIDLSLESGVDLQACQMTIELMDYDDDDFYDGVTTGVGAATAIQHMAESDIQLLV; from the coding sequence ATGAGCACGGATAACCAACCGACATCGGTCGACGACGCCGATCCCGACGCCGAGTTCGACCCTGCAGAACTGCAAGCGCTGCGCGAGCGCGTCGACGAGCTCGAGGCGTCTCTCGCCGATAGCGACACAGGCGACGACCAGAAGAAGATGACCATCGTCGCCACACAGGGGAGTTTCGACATGGCGTACCCGCCGCTCATCCTCGGGAGCACAGCCGCCGCCTTCGGCTGGGACGTCGTCGTCTTCCACACGTTCTGGGGACTCGACATCCTTCACGAAGAGAAGTCGAAGAATCTCAAGCTTTCTGCCGTCGGCAACCCGAATATGCCGGTCCCGAACGCTGTCGCCGCGATCCCCGGCATGGACCGGATGGCGACGCGCATGATGGAAAAGAAAATCGACGAGAACGGGACTGCCACCATCGAAGAGTTGATTGACCTTTCACTCGAAAGCGGCGTCGACTTGCAGGCCTGTCAGATGACTATCGAGTTGATGGACTACGACGACGATGACTTCTACGACGGCGTCACCACGGGTGTCGGTGCGGCGACTGCGATCCAGCATATGGCCGAGTCCGACATCCAGTTACTCGTCTGA
- a CDS encoding PadR family transcriptional regulator: MYDLTKFQRDLLYVIASQDKPHGLAIKDELEKYYEKDIHHGRLYPNLDIVVEKGLVEKGKADKRTNYYTITARGHRELEARRDWEDQYIDTLLLAVK, encoded by the coding sequence ATGTACGACCTCACAAAGTTCCAGCGAGATTTACTGTACGTAATCGCCAGTCAGGACAAACCTCACGGGCTTGCGATCAAAGATGAACTCGAGAAGTACTACGAGAAAGACATCCACCACGGTCGACTGTATCCAAACCTGGATATCGTCGTCGAAAAGGGTCTCGTTGAGAAGGGCAAAGCCGATAAGCGAACAAATTATTACACCATCACTGCCCGTGGTCACCGCGAACTCGAGGCCCGTCGTGACTGGGAAGATCAGTACATCGATACACTGCTTCTCGCAGTGAAATGA
- a CDS encoding AI-2E family transporter, which translates to MDLRVGFLAALVVLLGGVGTLVVLPLLQYLLAAALLAFVLFPLHDALAHRTVSIRETSITITPRLSAVVVTIFGLFATVLPLLVLSLVVLQTVLSFVEDFDEMAITEVVHGALDELGFDESAITDLETYLSAETEGFLDRSVELALQELLGLLNTSFQVALGLLVLVFLLYYFLVDGRRLVGWIGSVAPIRDDVRKELIGEIEDVTWAVLMSHVLVAFAEGILGGIGLYLLDVPNAAFWTIIMIVVSFLPAIGIWLVWAPVVGYLFLMGEPLSAVLLLAYGITVLSVVDNYLRAVLVDMGSGVHPGTVLVGVIGGLYLFGFLGLLLGPVLLAMFKAVVEVFSEVYDASDNPSEEILSP; encoded by the coding sequence ATGGATCTTCGAGTCGGGTTTCTGGCAGCCCTCGTGGTACTTCTCGGTGGGGTCGGTACACTGGTCGTCCTTCCACTCTTGCAGTATCTGTTGGCCGCTGCGTTGCTTGCTTTCGTCTTGTTCCCACTTCACGACGCGCTTGCACACCGAACGGTGTCGATCCGGGAAACCTCGATTACGATCACACCACGTCTCTCCGCGGTCGTCGTCACCATTTTTGGGCTCTTCGCAACGGTACTTCCGTTGCTCGTCCTTTCGCTCGTCGTCCTCCAGACTGTTCTCTCGTTCGTTGAGGACTTCGACGAGATGGCAATCACCGAGGTCGTTCACGGAGCGCTCGACGAACTTGGCTTTGACGAGAGCGCTATTACCGACCTAGAGACGTATCTCAGTGCCGAAACCGAAGGATTCCTGGATCGAAGTGTCGAACTCGCTCTTCAGGAACTACTTGGATTGTTGAATACGAGTTTTCAGGTTGCGTTGGGGCTGCTGGTACTGGTGTTCTTGCTGTATTACTTTCTTGTTGATGGTCGACGATTGGTCGGCTGGATCGGATCGGTCGCGCCGATCAGGGACGATGTCCGGAAAGAACTGATTGGCGAAATCGAAGACGTGACATGGGCGGTGCTGATGAGTCACGTCCTCGTCGCGTTCGCAGAGGGTATCCTCGGCGGAATCGGGCTCTACCTTCTCGACGTTCCAAACGCTGCGTTTTGGACGATCATCATGATCGTCGTCTCGTTCCTTCCCGCGATCGGCATCTGGCTGGTCTGGGCGCCAGTCGTCGGCTACCTCTTCCTGATGGGAGAGCCTCTCAGTGCAGTGTTGCTTCTGGCGTACGGAATCACCGTGCTCTCCGTCGTGGACAACTACCTACGTGCCGTACTAGTCGACATGGGTTCCGGTGTCCATCCAGGGACAGTTCTCGTGGGTGTCATCGGTGGGCTCTACCTCTTTGGGTTTCTGGGACTGCTACTCGGACCGGTGCTCTTGGCGATGTTCAAGGCCGTTGTAGAGGTGTTCAGCGAGGTCTACGACGCGAGTGACAACCCATCTGAGGAGATTCTTTCACCCTGA
- a CDS encoding RidA family protein codes for MAQSRHDDQVVDAVSAEPEAAEFDRISSESKRQRERAGNGSAYGVRTGESDLLFFEGILPEESGAVMSDRSIKEQTDLCLERLESLLSIRDAAVEDVMKIEVQLTDMDGRRAVDEVYQAKFDGTYPPRTTDGVCSLPGNAAVQLDVIAADE; via the coding sequence ATGGCTCAATCAAGGCACGATGATCAGGTGGTAGATGCCGTGTCCGCCGAACCGGAGGCAGCCGAGTTCGATAGAATCAGCAGCGAAAGTAAACGACAGCGCGAGAGGGCTGGGAACGGATCAGCCTACGGCGTCCGAACAGGTGAGTCTGACTTGCTCTTCTTTGAGGGAATCCTTCCCGAAGAGTCTGGGGCTGTTATGAGCGACCGCTCAATTAAAGAGCAGACAGACCTGTGTCTCGAGCGACTCGAGTCGTTGCTGTCGATACGGGATGCCGCAGTTGAAGATGTGATGAAAATCGAGGTACAGTTGACCGATATGGACGGACGGAGGGCCGTTGATGAGGTGTACCAGGCCAAATTCGACGGGACGTATCCACCGCGTACGACCGATGGTGTCTGCTCGCTCCCTGGCAACGCTGCCGTACAACTCGACGTCATCGCTGCTGACGAATAA
- a CDS encoding metal-dependent hydrolase has product MMLPTHALGGMVLALPLFAVAPEYASVALVAGLVGGIFPDLDLYVGHRKTLHYPVYYSAFAVVAAVIALFVPTIATVSVTVFLLGAAVHCLSDILGSGLELRPWEGTSERAVYDHYRDTWIAPRQLITYDGSPADLCLSGVLAIPLLYALDGFFQWIVIGAIAVAVVYTALRRLLADLAAVVFGVLPKTVRPYVPERYLEDLEAPPT; this is encoded by the coding sequence ATGATGCTTCCAACGCATGCGCTTGGCGGGATGGTACTCGCACTCCCGCTTTTCGCCGTGGCTCCGGAGTACGCATCCGTTGCCCTCGTTGCAGGATTGGTCGGCGGAATCTTCCCTGATCTAGATTTGTATGTCGGTCATCGAAAGACCCTCCACTACCCGGTCTACTACAGCGCGTTTGCCGTAGTTGCAGCAGTCATTGCACTCTTCGTGCCAACGATAGCAACTGTCAGTGTCACCGTATTCCTGCTCGGTGCCGCCGTCCACTGTCTGAGCGATATCCTCGGAAGTGGACTCGAGTTGCGCCCGTGGGAGGGAACCTCCGAGCGAGCCGTCTACGATCATTATCGCGATACGTGGATCGCACCCCGCCAACTGATCACGTACGACGGGTCCCCAGCAGACCTGTGCCTGTCGGGGGTGCTTGCGATTCCGCTGTTGTACGCCCTCGATGGGTTCTTTCAGTGGATCGTGATCGGCGCTATTGCCGTTGCAGTCGTCTACACCGCGCTCAGACGTCTCCTTGCCGACCTTGCAGCCGTTGTGTTTGGAGTACTCCCGAAGACCGTCCGTCCGTACGTCCCGGAACGCTATCTCGAGGATCTCGAGGCACCTCCCACGTGA
- a CDS encoding MBL fold metallo-hydrolase, with translation MDDMDFPTPDVEIESVTPDELKGRIDAGEDVTLLDARMESEYEEWKIDGETVESVNVPYFHFLDEDIDDDVLAEIPDDREVTVLCAKGGASEFVAGALKERGYDVNHLEDGMNGWARIYEAVEVNRYDGAGTLYQYQRPSSGCLGYLVIDGDEAAVIDPLRAFTDRYFEDAAELDVDLTYAIDTHIHADHISGLRNLAEEGVEGVIPAAAVDRGVTYADELTLAEDGDEFQVGDATIETVSTPGHTSGMTSYLIDGELLATGDGLFVESVARPDLEEGDAGAEDAAKQLYESLQERVLSLPDETLVGGAHFSDSAAPAEDGTYTAPIGQLEEEMAALTMDEAEFVELILSDMPPRPANYEEIIATNLGQQETGDEEAFELELGPNNCAASQESLAGD, from the coding sequence ATGGACGACATGGACTTTCCAACGCCAGACGTCGAAATCGAGTCGGTGACGCCGGACGAGTTGAAAGGGCGCATCGATGCGGGCGAAGACGTCACGCTCCTCGATGCTCGGATGGAGTCGGAATACGAGGAGTGGAAGATCGACGGCGAAACCGTCGAGTCAGTCAACGTACCGTACTTCCACTTTCTGGACGAGGATATCGACGACGACGTCCTTGCAGAGATTCCGGACGACCGTGAGGTCACGGTCCTCTGTGCGAAAGGCGGCGCCAGCGAGTTCGTTGCGGGCGCGCTCAAAGAGCGTGGTTACGACGTCAACCATCTCGAGGACGGAATGAACGGCTGGGCGCGCATCTACGAGGCCGTCGAGGTCAATCGCTACGACGGTGCGGGAACGCTGTACCAGTATCAACGCCCCTCGAGTGGTTGCCTGGGCTATCTCGTCATTGACGGCGACGAGGCGGCCGTCATCGACCCGCTGCGTGCGTTCACGGACCGCTACTTTGAGGACGCCGCAGAACTCGACGTTGACCTAACATACGCAATCGACACGCACATCCACGCGGACCACATCTCGGGCCTTCGAAACCTCGCCGAGGAGGGCGTCGAAGGCGTCATCCCCGCGGCCGCCGTCGACCGTGGCGTCACCTACGCCGACGAATTGACGCTGGCCGAGGATGGCGACGAGTTCCAGGTCGGCGACGCAACCATCGAAACCGTCTCCACGCCCGGCCATACCTCCGGGATGACCTCGTACCTGATCGACGGCGAACTACTCGCGACCGGCGACGGGCTGTTCGTCGAAAGCGTTGCCCGCCCGGACTTAGAGGAGGGCGATGCGGGCGCCGAAGACGCCGCCAAACAGCTCTACGAGTCCCTACAGGAACGCGTGCTTTCGCTGCCCGACGAAACCCTCGTCGGCGGCGCCCACTTCAGCGACTCGGCCGCTCCCGCCGAAGACGGGACGTACACGGCACCGATTGGCCAGCTCGAGGAGGAGATGGCCGCTCTCACGATGGACGAAGCCGAGTTCGTCGAGTTGATCCTCTCGGACATGCCACCCCGTCCGGCCAACTACGAGGAGATCATCGCGACGAACCTCGGTCAACAGGAGACCGGCGACGAGGAAGCGTTCGAACTCGAGCTCGGGCCGAACAACTGCGCTGCCAGCCAGGAGTCGCTGGCAGGTGACTAA
- a CDS encoding YeeE/YedE family protein, whose protein sequence is MSQQRHPLFMPLIFVGGLIFGFGLGFSHMARPEVVLNFLQFEDFGLLFVMGGAAVVTGIAFALVPRLRKRAPLTGDTYGRRLKSFDRNVLIGGAIFGVGWGLSGICPGAAYASLGVGNITILWALAGMFIGAYIQGYWRSQHTASKTSATGAD, encoded by the coding sequence ATGAGCCAGCAAAGACATCCCCTGTTCATGCCGCTGATCTTCGTCGGCGGCCTAATCTTCGGCTTCGGGCTCGGCTTCAGCCACATGGCTCGCCCCGAGGTCGTCTTGAACTTCCTGCAGTTCGAGGACTTCGGACTGCTGTTCGTCATGGGCGGCGCGGCAGTCGTTACGGGTATTGCGTTCGCGTTGGTGCCGCGACTTCGCAAACGCGCTCCTCTGACAGGAGACACCTATGGTCGGCGACTGAAATCGTTCGACCGAAACGTCCTGATCGGCGGTGCGATCTTCGGCGTTGGCTGGGGCCTCTCTGGGATTTGTCCCGGCGCGGCCTACGCCAGCCTCGGGGTCGGGAACATCACGATCCTGTGGGCGCTCGCCGGGATGTTCATCGGCGCGTATATCCAGGGCTACTGGCGAAGCCAGCACACCGCGTCAAAGACGTCGGCCACAGGCGCTGACTGA
- a CDS encoding YeeE/YedE family protein: MVTELFAPALYETLFPVGISRYAVGGLLVGLGAVVIYLGTGIPAGASTFLESTLSYVSDQSRFQRYVSSRDWRVVFTLGIIAGAFVYALTFQSGLVSSGLYASGTTGQLYDIGGVTLWLTDVQPWRLFLGGILVGIGTRIGKGCTSGHGVCGVGSASKTSIVGVITFLIVAIGTAQVVMALGVTP; this comes from the coding sequence ATGGTAACTGAACTCTTCGCACCCGCGCTGTACGAGACGCTGTTCCCCGTCGGCATCAGCCGCTACGCCGTCGGTGGTCTACTCGTCGGCCTTGGAGCCGTCGTCATCTACCTCGGCACCGGCATTCCGGCCGGTGCGAGTACGTTCCTCGAGTCGACGCTGTCGTACGTCTCGGATCAGTCGCGGTTCCAGCGGTATGTCAGCTCCCGGGACTGGCGCGTCGTCTTCACGCTCGGGATCATCGCCGGTGCGTTCGTCTACGCGCTGACGTTCCAGTCGGGACTGGTCTCGAGCGGGCTGTACGCGTCCGGGACGACCGGCCAGTTGTACGACATCGGCGGTGTCACACTCTGGCTGACGGACGTCCAGCCGTGGCGGCTGTTCCTCGGCGGAATCCTCGTTGGAATCGGCACCCGAATCGGGAAAGGCTGTACGTCGGGCCACGGGGTCTGTGGCGTCGGCTCTGCCTCGAAAACGTCGATCGTGGGCGTGATTACGTTTCTGATCGTGGCGATCGGGACTGCCCAGGTCGTGATGGCACTGGGGGTGACACCATAG
- a CDS encoding metalloregulator ArsR/SmtB family transcription factor, with product MAETADRLRRYLEDELGECRNEDLQNRIAELDNLESVLDDQVVSKDVQTVTALGNETRYRLVRLLVEADDALCVCEITPLVDVSDSAVSHALSTLVDAGLVTKQKDGRWRKYQATSRASALLTVLDGSR from the coding sequence ATGGCAGAAACAGCTGACCGACTCCGTCGCTATCTCGAGGACGAACTCGGTGAGTGCCGAAATGAGGATCTTCAGAACCGCATTGCTGAACTCGACAACTTGGAATCAGTGCTTGATGACCAGGTTGTTTCAAAAGATGTTCAAACAGTAACTGCCCTTGGGAATGAGACGCGATATCGACTCGTACGGCTCCTAGTTGAAGCAGACGACGCACTTTGTGTATGTGAAATCACACCGCTCGTTGATGTCAGCGATAGTGCCGTGAGTCATGCGCTTTCGACGCTTGTCGACGCTGGACTCGTCACAAAGCAAAAAGACGGACGGTGGCGGAAGTATCAGGCTACAAGCCGTGCAAGTGCACTATTGACGGTTCTCGATGGATCTCGTTGA